One Candidatus Niyogibacteria bacterium genomic region harbors:
- a CDS encoding nitroreductase family protein, whose amino-acid sequence MVDRETITKIIEYGSYAPSGDNSQPWRFEIEGNKINIFNIPGKDNPILNVRNSGSYVAHGALIENMLIAASQMGFTADLKIFPQGISDLVSSITLSPSSAKSEPLFPFIKERATNRKPYKKIPLSEAEKEVLLSAGSAIPGCELKLVEEREMIRTVAEAMSVTERVALETMALHNLFFKSIFWDETKNKRGESGLYIKTLEVPPPVRVIFKMIKKWPVMRFFNAFGFNKLAAKGNAALYAQSAAHGAIIIEDESQNFVAAGRVFQRAWLEATRLGLSLQPVTGTLFLARRVEGREDNPFSEKNSDLIRKASQKISFIFGINGSRVAAMLFRIGRADSPSARSGRKIPEVIFK is encoded by the coding sequence ATGGTTGATAGAGAAACAATAACCAAAATAATAGAATACGGCTCTTACGCGCCTTCGGGGGATAATTCCCAGCCGTGGAGGTTTGAGATTGAAGGAAATAAAATCAATATTTTTAATATCCCGGGCAAAGATAACCCTATTTTAAATGTGCGAAACAGCGGTTCGTATGTTGCTCACGGGGCCCTGATTGAAAATATGCTGATTGCCGCTTCACAAATGGGCTTTACGGCCGATTTAAAAATTTTCCCGCAAGGCATTTCCGATTTGGTTTCAAGTATTACACTTTCGCCCTCTAGCGCCAAAAGCGAGCCGCTTTTTCCGTTTATCAAAGAGCGCGCCACGAACCGCAAGCCGTATAAAAAAATTCCGCTTTCCGAAGCCGAAAAAGAAGTTTTGCTTTCGGCCGGCTCCGCGATTCCCGGCTGCGAGCTCAAATTGGTTGAAGAGCGGGAAATGATAAGAACCGTAGCCGAAGCCATGAGCGTTACCGAAAGAGTGGCTCTGGAAACTATGGCCCTGCACAACCTTTTTTTCAAAAGCATTTTTTGGGATGAGACAAAAAATAAAAGAGGAGAGTCGGGCCTTTACATAAAAACACTGGAAGTTCCGCCGCCGGTTCGGGTCATTTTTAAAATGATAAAGAAATGGCCGGTTATGCGTTTTTTTAACGCGTTTGGTTTCAATAAATTGGCGGCTAAAGGCAATGCCGCGCTTTACGCTCAATCCGCCGCCCATGGCGCGATAATTATTGAAGATGAAAGTCAAAACTTTGTCGCCGCCGGCCGCGTCTTTCAAAGGGCGTGGCTTGAAGCAACCCGGCTCGGATTATCTCTACAGCCGGTTACCGGAACGCTTTTTTTGGCCAGGCGCGTTGAGGGCCGTGAAGATAATCCTTTCAGCGAAAAAAACTCCGACCTTATACGCAAGGCGTCTCAAAAAATATCTTTTATTTTCGGCATAAACGGCTCTAGGGTCGCGGCCATGCTTTTTAGAATCGGCAGAGCCGATTCTCCCAGCGCCAGATCCGGACGCAAGATACCGGAGGTAATTTTCAAATAA
- the aspS gene encoding aspartate--tRNA ligase — MSERTLTKDIPNKVGEIVKLMGWVDVRRDHGKLIFIDLRDRWGKVQIVFNPKDAELLKLADKLRSEWVVAIEGEVKERPKGMENPELPTGKVEIEAKRLEILSEAKTPPFDISGAGFDVGEDNRLKYRYLDLRRARLQKNLSLRADTISFMREYLRGFDFTEVETPILTKSTPEGARDYVVPSRLQPGNFYALPQSPQQYKQLLMVAGLERYFQIARAFRDEDTRGDRQPEFSQLDLEMSFVSPEDVMGVIEGLFVKLVEKLFPDKRISKKPFPLISYKTAKEIYRSDRPDLRENKDDQNELAFAFVVDFPMFEKGEGGGWGATHHPFTKIRRGESGDEGVLSALKGPLENIFSEQYDIVLNGNEIGGGSIREHKPEILEAVFIALGHKKAEVREKFGHLLEAFEYGVPPHGGIAIGLERLIMILAGEPNIREVIAFPKTGDGRDLMMSAPSELDKKQLDELGLNIKRKKNKRSV, encoded by the coding sequence ATGTCAGAAAGGACACTAACCAAGGATATTCCAAATAAAGTTGGTGAGATCGTAAAATTAATGGGCTGGGTTGATGTCAGACGCGACCATGGCAAGCTGATTTTTATTGATTTACGCGACCGCTGGGGCAAGGTTCAGATTGTTTTTAACCCTAAAGACGCCGAACTGCTGAAACTGGCCGACAAACTCCGCTCGGAGTGGGTGGTGGCTATTGAAGGCGAAGTTAAGGAAAGGCCTAAAGGAATGGAAAATCCCGAACTGCCAACGGGCAAAGTTGAAATTGAAGCAAAACGGCTTGAAATATTGTCTGAAGCCAAAACTCCGCCTTTTGACATTTCGGGCGCCGGTTTTGATGTCGGCGAAGATAATCGGCTGAAATATCGCTATCTGGATTTGCGAAGAGCGCGCTTGCAAAAAAATCTTTCTTTGAGGGCCGATACAATTTCATTCATGCGCGAATATTTGCGCGGCTTTGATTTTACGGAAGTTGAAACGCCTATTTTAACCAAGTCCACTCCGGAAGGCGCGAGAGATTATGTCGTGCCTTCGCGGCTGCAGCCAGGAAATTTTTACGCTCTTCCGCAGTCGCCCCAGCAGTATAAACAGCTTTTAATGGTCGCGGGGCTTGAAAGATATTTTCAGATTGCCAGGGCTTTTCGCGATGAAGACACAAGAGGCGACAGACAGCCGGAATTTTCACAGCTTGATTTGGAAATGAGCTTTGTTTCCCCGGAAGACGTGATGGGCGTTATAGAAGGTCTTTTTGTCAAACTTGTAGAAAAACTTTTTCCGGATAAAAGAATATCCAAAAAGCCATTCCCTTTAATCTCTTATAAAACGGCGAAAGAAATTTATAGAAGCGATAGGCCGGATTTGAGGGAAAATAAAGACGACCAAAACGAGCTTGCGTTTGCTTTTGTCGTTGATTTTCCTATGTTTGAAAAAGGGGAGGGCGGCGGCTGGGGAGCGACACATCATCCGTTTACTAAAATTCGCCGCGGCGAAAGTGGAGACGAAGGAGTTTTATCGGCGCTTAAGGGTCCGCTTGAAAACATTTTCTCGGAACAATACGATATTGTGTTAAACGGCAACGAAATTGGCGGGGGATCAATCAGAGAACATAAGCCAGAAATATTGGAGGCGGTTTTTATCGCTTTGGGGCATAAAAAAGCGGAGGTCAGAGAAAAATTCGGGCATCTGCTTGAGGCCTTTGAATACGGTGTTCCGCCTCACGGGGGGATAGCCATCGGTCTTGAACGGCTGATAATGATTTTGGCCGGCGAACCCAATATCCGAGAAGTAATCGCTTTCCCTAAAACAGGCGACGGCCGGGATTTGATGATGTCAGCACCGTCGGAATTGGATAAAAAACAGCTGGACGAGCTCGGGTTGAATATAAAAAGAAAGAAAAACAAGCGAAGCGTATAA